Below is a genomic region from Eulemur rufifrons isolate Redbay chromosome 24, OSU_ERuf_1, whole genome shotgun sequence.
tactttaaaatacatgcaaagaaaacaaacttttccTTATAAAACTGGaaaggtggccgggcgcggtggctcacgcctgtaatcctagcactctgggaggccgaggtgggcggatcgtttgagctcaggagttcgagaccagcctgagcaagagcgagaccccacctctactaaaaatagaaagaaattatatggacagctaaaaatatatatagaaaaaaattagccgggcatggtggcgcatgcctgtagtcccagctactcgggaggctgagacaggaggatcgcttgagctcaggagtttgaggttgctgtgagctaggctgacgccacggcactcactctagcctgggcaacagagtgagactctgtctcaaaaaaaaaaataaataaataaataaataaataaaactggaaagGTAAGTGAAACTTGCAAAACTTCTTAAAACAAATTCCATCCCTGCCCGAGCTCAAATGATGTGAAAATTTATAGGAAATCCAGTGGAGTTCATTGGAGATACTAAAGATCCCGGAACATGAGTTATCTGACGTTTATCTATGAACTGGAGAGCCGTGTGAGGCCTCAAACGAGTATCCGGCATTTGAGGAGGCAACGTGTGCACTCGTGGTTTTGTGGTCTTCAACCGTCCTGCTAGCCCAGATAAGTCTGGGTGACCAGGAACCATCTGGTGACAGCGTGCAGCCCAGCTCAGCAGAATTCGACACACGGCACTTCCATCAATACCTTCCAGAGATGCACTCCCTGCTGAAATCTCACAGCTGTGGCTGCTCCCATCCTTCCAGGGCCCTGACCAAAGAGCATGACCCAAGCAGGTGATGAGAAATATCCTCTAGTTGGTCTAATCTGTCAGTCAGAAGGAAAGGGCAAAGAGGGAAAACGTTCTATTCATCTACCTTTAACACCAATGGGAGCAATTTGATGATGTAACATACATTGTTATGGTCACCTGTGTCCGTCTCGCCTGTAACGTTTATGGATCCTGTCCACACTTTTCTCAAAGCTCCTCATTAAAGCACCCAGCCCTGCATCTGGCTCACTGCAGGCACACAGCTGCTCACCCACTCGAACAAATGACAGCAGGGTGTTAAGAGGAAGCTCAGGCTTCCAGGGAGGTGACATCTCTCACAGAGGCTGGAAATCCACTGCCCACGTCCAGGGTGGAGAGGGGCTGGCCCCAGGTACAGCAGGCACAAAAGCAAAAAGCCGAAAGCAAACAGGGTGCTCAGAGCCAGCCCAACAACAGTGACAGCTGGAACGTGCAGGGTTAGAGAAGGAGAGGAGGCCCCAGGGCCAGAAGCAGGGTGGGACCAGGGAGGGAACAGAAGAGTTCGGAGGGGCCACTGTGCTCCAAATGCCTCCCCATTACCCTGTCCCTGGAGCGGCAGGTAGAACCGCCACGCACCCATCTCTCTGCCAGTCTCTTGGGTGGAAGGACACTTCTCAGTGTCCCTCATGTGGAGAATCAACCTCAGGACAAATCAGGGTCAGACTCTTCTGGACTGAATCCCTTGTAGGCCTGGTGTCTGTCTCTACGTGGTCACATTCCCCTGCTCCTCTGAGAGAGAATGAAGTTTCTGGACACCAGCCTGCCACTGGCAACTGATAACAGGGAGAGCCCCAAGAGAGCAGATGCCACAGAAACACTAACCAGTACACGGAAACATCGATAACAGACCCAGCAGCTGCCTTCGTGAGGACAACACAGGCCAACGGCCACAACTAAAACCCTGACCCCAGGCCCTGTGCAGACGCTTCTGCCTGCCCTCCCAGAACGCTGCCAGGCAAGGTCATTTCAGGCGGCAAGTCCAGGCTGGGCGAGCTCACCCACGGTGCAAGTTGGGAGTATCCAACTTCCGGGACCCACTGCTTTCCCGCCACTAGGGCTGGTCAGCAGAAGTCTCTGCTCCTATCCCCATCCCACATCCCCTCCTCCAAGGCCTCAGTCACACCTGTCCACCTGAGACCCAACAAAGTGATCTTTCTAACAATGGGCTTCCCCTCCGCTCCCTATCAGATGAACTCTCAACTTCCCTGCTTGGTACGGTCCAATATCTGGCTTCTGTTCACCCCTGCAGCCTCATCACCCTCTACTGTCCCCAAAGCCATGCAAAAAAAATAGGTTCTCCCTCTTTCCACCCATTTTGTCCTGAAAACTGCTATTCCCCTGTCAAGACGCCGGTGTGGCCTGTGGGTGGCTGAGACGCTCCTCCCCAGAGAATGGTCAAGGCCTGGAGTGCCCGAGCCCTGCAGTCAACAACCAGCCCACTGCTCCGCCAAAAGACCGGCCCCTGAGAGAGCGTGAGCCCCGGGGGCCCAGTACTGCGGACCCCAGGCTGCCTGAGCAGCAGGCCTAGAGGAGATAAAATGTTAATATCCACTGCTCTACTCTAGGACTCGTGGGGAGGAGGCATTATTTAGTGAAAATAAGGGTATTTCTCCGTGAAACCCCAAAACTTGGAAAATCCCAGCTCTCATGCAACTTTATGGTCCCCCCCCCCCAGTTCCCTGAACGTCCTAAACCTTCAGTGAAGACGCATCACTTGCCCCCGCCGCCCAGCACGGACCACGGGTGCCCACGTAGCCCGCACCTCGAGGGGCGGCCGGGGGAGCACGGCTGGGTCGCGCGCCGCTGGGCAATCCAGTTCCCATGAAAAACGGAACAGACCCGAGTCTGGAACATCTCTCAGTGCTTGCGAAGTAATGTTTGGGCGGACGAAGACCCCGCAAGCCAAAGGTAGGCAGGCAGGGATCCCCTCCGCCTGACCACCCGGGAAGCCCACCAGCCCGGCACGGCGCGGGGCGCAGGCGGCCGGGAAGCGGCGGAGGCGACCCTACGTGAGcgacggccccctcccccccgcTGTCCCCAAGTTCGAGCTCCTGGGACCTGGACCTGCCCGCCCGCCTCGGAGCCAGGGACGCCTTCCTCGCGCCGCCCCTTCCTCCGACACAGGGCAGGTGGGcgcgcggggccggggccggggccggggcgggcaGACGGCCACCGGTGGGGACCAGGGCTCGGGGAAAGCCCAGGCGGCCACCGCTGGGACCGGGGCCCCAGCGGCAAGGAAAGggcccctccccctttccccggGCGCCGCCCGGACTCCGGCCCGACGCCCAGGGAGGCGCGGGGACACCAGCGGAAGGACACTTACGGGAAAGGTTACATAGCTTCATCCCAGCCGTCCCGGGTGCAGGCGGCAGCTCCCGAAGACCCGCTCGGACCTCGGCACCCCCCAACCCTCGCGCGGCCGCTGGCTCCACGGCCCACCCCTTATCCGCCGTTGGGCGGAGCCGCGCCCCTGCACGGCCCAATGAGTGGCCGTGCTTACCCGGAGTGACGTGTACGCGGAGCAATCACGGAGCCCGcccggctgggggtggggctcaggcCACTCGCAGCGCTTCCTACTCAAGGCAGCCCCGCCCAGAGCCCACGACTGCGCGTGCCCAGCCGGGAGGAGGGGCGGGGTCGAGGGCCGGTCTGGCCCAGGGGTGGGGTCCGTCTGGGCGTCTGGAAGGCGGCGGGACCGCAGTGGGAGGAGAGTCAGGCCCGGATCGTGCGGCCGAGAGTCGCCCTTCACCGAGCGCCTTGGGGGGACAAAGTGCCCAGGCCTGCAGGCACCCCACGTCCTGTCCAGCAGGGTTTGGGAGTCAGCGTTCCTGGGCTCTAGTCCCCTCGCTTGCAGGGACTCCGCGTGAACTAACCCCCTTTGactcggcctcagtttccccgtctgtgaAATAGGGAAGGGTTGGTTCTCCCGCGCGCTAACCTTGTAGAACTGTAatggggtgcagggagggagcGACGAGGGACCTACACGTGATCTACCCGCGCGGGGCCCCGCCTCCCCTGATCCGGGGGTGGGAGCTCCGGGCCCCGCCGGCTGGAGTGGGCGGATCCAGGACCGGACACCGCCCTCGGTAGCGGCTGGCGGAGCGCGAGGCTGGCGCTGGAGGAGGATGGGGTCCGCGCCCTCGGCGTCCCGGGCAGCCGCCGTGCCGGTGAGGGCAGTGCGCAGACCCGGAGTGTGACCCGCGTGCGCCCGGGGAGCATGGACCAGGGCCCGGGACATAGCTCCTAGGCTCCCCTCCGCGCCCTGTCTGCTGAGGCGCACGTCGCGGGTCGCGGGCGGGCTCCGTCGCTCACGGGCCATGCCGAGTGCTCGCGCCACTTGGCCCGGGGTCGGCGTCGGGGCTGGCCGCGTCCTGCCGCGCTGACGGCGAGGCCGCACCGGAGCGCAGCGCCATGGCGAGGGAAGAGTGCAAGGCGCTGCTGGACGCGCTCAACAGGACGACCGCGTGCTACCACCACTTGGTGCTGACCGTCGGCGGCTCGGCGGACTCGCAGAACCTGCGCGGGGAGCTGCAGAAGACGCGCCAGAAAGCGCAGGAGCTGGCGGGGGCCGCCTGCGCCCAGCTGACGGTCGCGCTGCGCGACCGGGGCTTGGTCGCAGAGGAGCGCTCCGAGTTCGAGCGCCTGTGGGTGGCCTTCTCCGGCTGCCTGGACCTGCTGGAGGCCGACATGCGACGCGCGCTGGAGctgggcaccgccttcccgttgCATGCGCCGCGACGGCCGCTGGTGCGCACCGGGGTGGCAGGCGGCTCCGCGGGCGTGGCGGCGCGCGCCCTGAGTGCCCGCAGCCTCCGGCACGAGGCACAGAGCGACTTCGACGTTGCGGACCTGCGCGAGCTGGAGCGCGAGATCCTTCAGGTGGGCGAGATGATCCACAACATGGAAATGAAGGTCAACGTGCCCCGCTGGACCGTGCAGGCCCGGCAGACGGCGGGCGCCGAGCTGCTGTCCAGCGCCAGCGCAGGTGCCTCCTCGGCCGGGGTCGTGTCCGTGGAGGAGCGCGCGGGGCCCTGCGACCCCAGCAAGGCGCTGGCCGCCACCGTTTTCAGCGCAGTGCTGCTGGCCGCGGTGGCCCTGGCCGTGTGCGTGGCGAAGCTGAGCTGACGGACGCCCAACGCCCGCCTACCACCCCCGCTCTTTCCAGGGAGACCAGACTCGGGATGGGCTTGGGGTCTGGTTTGTTGAAGGGGATTGGCGTACACACGCGTTTTAAGCACACACCTGCCTGGGCAGGACCTGATTTCTTCTCGCCGGCCTGGGAGGAGTTAACTTTGTGCGGGCGGCAGGGCATTACCGCTAACGTCTGCAGGAGCTTTGCGCCCTATTAATAGAAAACCGTCACAGTGACCCCAGATCTCTCCGAGTTAATGAGTCAACACGTCTGCTGCTGGGGCGTCTTTACGGGGAGTCCAGGTTCGGAGCCCATCTCTGCCAGAGTCGCCCCCTCTCCGCGGGGGACGGTTTGAAAAGGGGGGTGGGGCAGAATTAACTTCGGAGGGGGTACTTGCTATGTGTGGATGGTGGTTTTGTTTCCTGCACAAGAAACAAATTGCAATAAGATGTAAGCAGTTTTTATTACCTTAATCCTTGGGGGCCTAAATTTAGAGGAGCGTGCAGATAAAGTTCATacaaagtgctttctctgcgGCGCGCTGTTGCGCTTCTTGGCAGAGTTTGTCCATTAGTCACCAAAAGCAGCTAGAAGAGATTTGAGGTCGTAACCTCCCACTGCTGCTCCTCAGGGTCTGACTCCGTTTCGGAAACCAAAGGAGGCCTGGTGACCCCGCCGTTGCGGGGCTGGATCCACTGCACACACTTAGCTGCGGAAAAggccctcccccagccagccCGGGATGGGGTACGAGGGGGAGCGGAAGCTTTGGGAAGAGCCACATGCTATTTAAACAGGCACTTTCTCCTTCTCTGGGGCTTATTTTTCCAGAACTAGACCAGAGTGTTTGATCCTCgtctgggggagggctggggaatcCTCTTTGGAGCACTTAATCCTATCTGTCCCCCGCGATTTGCTTGCTGGCCAATAGGAGAGCTGGCTTTGGAGGGAGCTGCCCAGCTTCCTGACCCCACGCGGCCCCACCCCGGAGGGTAATGTGGCATTACCGCCCCGGAGGTTTTGAGCCAATCAGCTCTGACACTGGGCTAGAATGCAACAGCTTTAAGTTGGACTTTAAGAAGCTTTgtaagaagcttttaaaaaatgataatctctgaaagaaaaatgatgtgACCACATCGTGTACTGTCAAAGCTGTTTTTTTATAAAGAACACTGGGCCATGAATTCATACCTGCCAACGACTCAAACATAGCACTCTTTACATACATATTTAGGTTACTAAATAGACATCtgcatctgtttttttaaatattctcttttcccCCCCACATTTCACTTCAAAATAAATCTACACTCTTGATTAGCATAAACTACTGGAACCACAGGTGTAGATGACAGGACTGAAGTGGCCCCTAATTCTTCTGATCAGTAAGTAAGGAAGACAACCTGGGTCCCAGGAGGGTGTTTGCTGAGCAGTGTTGCCACTGCTCACCTGTGGTCCAGAGAGGGCCCCGCTGCATTCTTGGGAAAGTACGACTGAGACAACAGATGGATTTAACTTTCTAAAGGTAACTTCTAATAAAATCCAGAAACtgacaaggatttttttttttcctttcttttttacccCAGAAGTGGGAAAGGGTACCAGGAGGAAGAGATTGACAGTTTGTCACAGGAACAGCTGGGAGGgcccagaggcagagacaggTGGCATCAGGAGTGCTGTCTGGATACCCAGTTCCAAGGGTCACTCCCCACTTGCTACCTAGCCCTCACCCTCCCCTCCTCAGCACACAGATCCCGGTATCTCAGGAAAAACATGGGATCTGCTTTTATGTGTCTCTGATCATGCTTTTTAAAGGCCCACAAGGTCTTAAGCCGATTAAATGTTTTATGACAATAACTAATAAACTCCTTCTGCCTCACCCAGTCTGGGTGAGTCTCAATCGGAGCCACTTCAAATTCTTTTGCACCTGCCTTCCTGGGTGCCTTTGGAGATGCCATAGAAAgtttttaggccaggcatggtggctctagcctataatcccagaactttgggaggccaaggtgggagaatcccttaaggccaggagtttaagaccagcctgagcaacagagcaagacccttgtctctacaaaaaaaaaaaaaaaataggaaaaattagccgggcatggtggcgagcacctgtagtcccagctactgtggaggctgagatgggaggatcacttgagcccaagattttgaggttgctgtgagctgtgatgacaccactgcactctagcctgggcaacagagtgagactctgtctctttaaaaaaaattttttttcaaacgaAAAGAGAAAGTTTTTAAACTCTTTCTATACGCGATACAACATGGAATCTCTGTCACCTTCTTCAGAGTCTCATCCCTCTCAGGCAAGAGAAGGCTGGGGCATTTTGTGACCCGGTGTTGGAAAATATCCCTAAAAAACAAGCCCTAAAGGTATTCTGCTATTTCTAAGACAGTGCCCCTCTGTTCTTATCAAGGTATTTTGGttcatgaatattaaaaaattgttCAGCACAACCTATTAAAGAAACAACCCATCAGATGTGTAATCTATTGAAAGCAATGGACAAACAAGTCTTTTTGTTGTCACTTTCCAACCGCTTGGCAGATCCTTGGGTATTTCACCTGCATCAGATGTATACCTGATTCTGAGGGTCCTCTGCTCCCTGAAATTAGTGATAAAATGTTGCAAAAAAATCTGaattgcaataaacattcatgcTGTGGACCTATTAACCTAAACAACTCTCTGAGTTTGCAAATTTTAAGCATTAGAAACATTTGGCATTATTTGGAGTTATAACATTGTCCAATAGGACTTCTGCTCTATGACTCAAGCAAAATCATTTTCTGCCTTGAGCAGTAGGCTGCTCTCTAACTAGTATCTCTGCTCTCATCTCTATGTATAATTCAGGAGATCGCTTTCTGATAGAAGCTTGATTCAATTTAGATGTTTGATGTTGaagtcattaattttttataaacatttggTATCATTTATACCATGATACAagtacaggggaaaaaaaaaccctgaaaattcAGAATGTGTTAGCTGACAGTGAAGAGACAATAACTTGGAATGTCAAGGCATTTATCATGGTAACTTTGTTTTCAGAAGAATGAATTCTGAACTATTGCcattagtaaaataataatatttgtagGAGAAAAAAATGCCCGGCATATTCTTTTTGAGGTGTTCTAAGACTTATGCTTTTAAATGCCACAAGGGACACTATTTTTGGTGAATAAAATTCGAACGTAAACTTCATGATGTACCTAAGGTTTACAGTAAGCTACATAAAAGATGTGTGATATTGAATGCCTAAAAAACAATGTGTGATACTGAATGACTAGACAGTAGTTTTGGTTAAAGAGAGTTCTGGTTTGCATGAGGACCTTGCTAGTGCTGCACTTTCCTTTTTAAGGTGCATGTTGCTACGTTTTTAGCTACTCCACGCTTTTTCAGAATGTACTTCTCTGCTCCGTAATGAATGCTTTTTAAGGGTGGGAGCCCCAAAGCATGAGCCTGTGTGTCAGCCTGAGAAATAAAATGCCGTAGGACTGGCCTCTGCATTCCTCTGCGGTGCGCCTCCTCCGGCAAGGCCTGGCAGCTGTGATGGGCAGGGGACGCCACCTCTCTCTCCAAGTACCTCAAGTCATTGACCCCCCTGTGCCTCACGtccctcatttgtgaaatgggggtCATGACTGATTAACTCAAAGATCCCTTGTAGAGCTTAAAACGTTTAACAGAATGCAGTTAAACAAAAAAGGGTTAtgttgtttgttggttttgttttgttttgttttgctggtTGGTTTGGGTGCACATTGGAATGGAATCTCATCGTTTGGTGGTtattgtctaaaattaaaaaaaaaaattcttgaagatttcatattttaaaaatcagaattaactAAGCTTACTGTGATTTTAGTACACACCAGAATTAGTAGATACACTTAAAAGCTAATGTGtataaatgcaatttatttatAGTCTTTAAATTAGATTAGGAATTTAAATTCAGGCTCTAAGTCTGAGTCTAAGAAAACCTACCACTTACTAAAACAGTTTTACCCAGCAATCGGGCCACCTGAATGGATTCTGGGAAATTGCAGATACCAAACCCTGTCATTTGTCTTGGAAGCTGGGAGAATCCTATTTTGTAAGTAAGTCGGTGGCCTCAGAACTCTAACTGCAGAGCTGCCTGCTGTTGGGAAACACGAACGCAGCCTGGTTTGCTTTTGTCTGTGGCATCAGATCTAAGGTGGAATTAAAGGCTTTGTGTCTACTTTCTGAATGATGTCTCTAactagaatatttattaataagtaaaaaatgTAAAGGCAATATGCAGCATTTATAACTTAGTGGGAAAAGGCACCCTCAAACGAGTTAGCTGTCAACttgtcattttcaaaaaaaataatcttaatttttttcacatgcgTTTGAAGGGAAGTGAACATCCTGATCAACATATTTGCCCTTCACAGATATCACTGCATAAGAAGATGTTCAGAAATATTCCAGGATTATAAATCTCCAAGTGCTTTTCTACAATAAGATTAAATTCCTCTTTTAATGTAGAATGGAAACCAAGAATAGGTCTCCACATGAAAGATCTTTGGCTGTGGCCAACACAGATCAAAGCCATATTTCAAATATCATTTCTTCTGGCTCTCAGGAACTGACCAAAGGTAGTTCCAGCCCCGTGTCCATGAGGACAAGATGGATATCTGGGAGAACGTTCTTCTcacttatttttatctcattcagTAGAGGATGCTGGGTGTTTCACTGTAATACTGAGGTCTTGGGCATACTCATTCTTTGGTGTTTAAGTTGAGAATTTTAAAAGGCTTGTATGATCAATATGAATAAGCCAAATGAGAGCTCCTGTTGTCAAAATAAagaatccttttaatatgctggtGCCGGAAAGCAAAGTTGAGTGTCCCctgcttgtgtgtatgtgttaggCGTATGGAGAAGATCTACAAAGAAATAcacagaaatcaaaatatttgttaagGTGGTGGGATTAGGAATGGTGTTTTCCAGTGTTGTTCTTTAATGTTGTTACATtgtttttacaataaaattttgaatGCTCTTGTCACCTAGAAAATGTTATTCTGTTATTAAAGATGTAAATTTTAACAGTCAGGGTCTTAAGTATAATAAGAAATAACTTCAGAGCTTTCtccagaaaagcaaagcaaaacactTCAGAATCTTACTCCAGAGGAtcagaaacattttgaaatgtagTATCGAGACAGAATAGCACAGAATTAGGATTGGCTATGGAACAAGGCACACCTGGGTTCGGATCAGATCTCACTGAAGAAGGTCCTTAATCTCTGtgacttcatttccttctctctacAGCGGGAATAGTAATAGGGTATCCGTCACAGGGATATTGAGATAATGCTGTTTCTGGACACGACTCAAGAAAAGTTAGCTGCCACTGCTGTTACTATTTATCATTCTACTTTAAAAGTGCTAAAAATTGAGTGGTTggacaaaagaaataatatacatgAAGACATTTAACTTTCTATAACTTAGATAAAATCTTCTAAAAATCAGTTTGAAGGTTAAAGCTAGATATACTTGTCAAAATGAGAGAAGGTCTGTGTAAAGGGAAAAACACGTCAACCctatcctcccaccccaggctctgGCAACCACGGGTCTGATTTCTTTCCCTGTGTGATGTTGTCCGGATGTTTGTCTCCTCCcaagctcatgttgaaatttgatccccactgttggaggtggggcctggtgggaggggtTTGGGTCACGTGGGATGATCCTTGACGGGTTGGTGCTCTCCCCGAGGCAATGAGTGCATTCTCACTTACTAGTTCATGGGAAAGCTGGTTATTTAAAAGAAgctggcaccacctcctctctcttgctccctccttgctgtgtgacacacctgctcccccttggCTTTCTGCcgtgattggaagctccctgaagccctcagcaGAAGCGGATGCTTGCACCATACTTCTACAGCTTGCAGAACCATCAGACAAATAAACCAtaaatctttctttataaattacccagccttgggtatttttctaataaatatagagagggtctcactctgtcacccaggctgaagtacagtggtgcgatcatagctcactgtaatctcaaactgctgggctcaagtgatcctcctaccttaacCTCcagaataactgggactacaggcacctgccaccacacttagctaatttttaagtcttttatagacacgggggtctcactatgctggtctcaaacccctgcgctcaagtgatcctcctccctcggcctcccaaagtgctgggattacaggcgtgaggcactgtgGTCTgccaggtattcctttatagcaatgcaaatggactaagaccccatagttttgccttttctagaatgtcacataaatggaatccaTACATTTTGAGAAAACAATGTTGTGAACCTTTTAAAAAGGCTTCTTAaaaaacattctgagaaataatttttaggtGGTGATTCCCGACGTACAGGACATTACTGGTCATCCGCTGGTGAATTTTATTTATCCCCTGTGACATGCCTTGGTTTTCACGCAGGTTAGACCAACCCACCTGAGACTAGCCAGTCTCCAAGCTGAAGTCATCTCTCCATAGCTGGCTCTGTAGAGcacattctcttttcctttttttgaactGAAAAAcctgataaataataaataacagaagtAAGTTTGGGCTTGCTGAACTAGAGTTAAAATAAAACCCACTGGGAGTATAacatgttttgaattttttttttttttttttttactttcaggcTTATGCATGTtctaataaagcaaataaaagtatttcttatCGTAAAGATAGCTAGCGAAGACCACTGGAATAGAAGAATGAAGAGTCCAGTGTCTTTAGTTATGAAATGAGCAACTGTTGCCATAAGCAAAGTTGCCTGCTTTCTCGTGGCTGAGTGGCACAGGATAATTGCTATGCTCGCGGCAGACGGATTATACTTTACTGCCAGGCTTGGGCAGCTGGCACCGTGCCACTGCAAAACAGGGCAGGACGCTCTGACAACATGCTGGTAGGTTTGGAGGCAGATTCCCACACTTGCTGGCTGAGTGACCTCAGGTAAATCATTATGAACTGTCTTTTCACATCTTTTTCCTACGCAGTCGTAGGATTTTGCTTCTCCATTTTTCCTAAACTCTAATCCTTAGTGACAAATATTACAGTTAATTTTTCCAGCCAGTTATTTATCTTAGACTTTGCTTATGGAATTTTTGTcataataaattacatatatggaGAGTCAAATcgatcaatcttttcctttattgctCCTTGATTTTGAGTCAAAGGTTATAGAGaaattcatgttttcttctaatgcttaaacggttttatttttttatccactgtggtagccagcctccaagGTGACGGCCAATGATCCCCATCTTCTGGCGTTTTCTCCCTCTCGCACTGAACAGAGTTAACCAGTGTAAATATATGGTACTGTGGAGGTGACACAGTGCGGCTTTTGAAGCTAAGTCATAAAAGGCATCGTggcttcttccctcttcctcatgGATCATGCTTTGTGGGGGAAGTTAACTGCTCCCAAGTCCTGAAGATATTCAAGCAGCCCTATGGACCCACGTGGTAAGGAACCGAGGCCTCCTCCCAGCAACCGTGTGAGCGAGCCATTGAGGAAATGGATCCTCCAACCCGGCAAGCCTGGCTGACGTGCTGACCACAAGCTCGTGGGAGATACCGAGTCAGGACCACCATGCCAAGATGCTTTCAAATTCTGGAtctacagaaactgtgagataatgttattgttttaagccaagttttggggtaatttgttaacAGCAATAGGTGAGTAATATATCCACAAATTCATTTGCCCCGTGAGCAGAGCACATGAGATTTGAATGTgatatttgtatgtcttttaatGCTCAGGGACTGTTCTTTGGTTCTGTTCTGGTCCTGGACTACAGTTTAGATAACTGAGGCTAGATGATGTCTCTCTGGATCCATACATAAACTGGTGTTGCATCATCACAGAGCCCCCTAGTATGACAGACATAGCAGTGTGCAGGTCTTGGAGGCCATTGTGTGTTGGTTAAGATCCAGTTTCTGTTGCTTTGACCACTCCAGGACTTGGTCATCTCACTCAGGAGTAACCAGCCTGAGTCTGGGAAAACCAGCTGATGTCAAAACAAACCTTTATACCTACACAATCATGGTGTTATTTTATAGCGAAGGGAATAATGTGTTCTCTCTTAA
It encodes:
- the RGS9BP gene encoding regulator of G-protein signaling 9-binding protein — encoded protein: MAREECKALLDALNRTTACYHHLVLTVGGSADSQNLRGELQKTRQKAQELAGAACAQLTVALRDRGLVAEERSEFERLWVAFSGCLDLLEADMRRALELGTAFPLHAPRRPLVRTGVAGGSAGVAARALSARSLRHEAQSDFDVADLRELEREILQVGEMIHNMEMKVNVPRWTVQARQTAGAELLSSASAGASSAGVVSVEERAGPCDPSKALAATVFSAVLLAAVALAVCVAKLS